ACTGCAACGAATTAATGTACCTCTCTAACCATGTGTACCCATCTCCAGCATTTCCATTTCTATCTTCTGGATTTGATATGTTTAGGTTATTCTTCTTTTCCCACGCATCTGGCATACCGTCGTGATCGGTGTCAACTGGAGCTACTTTACTTTTTAGTATTGGCCAGCCTCCCACGTCAGACTGAGTATCTATAATTCCTGATTTCTTAGAAACATCTTTTAGGCTTTTACTCTTCTTATAAGAAGCACCTTCGTAAGTAGCAACTCCCTCTTTCGCATCTTTCACTATTCTTTGGTCAACCACATCTCTTTTTGGTAATATGGCTCCTGCGTTTTCTAAGACCAACTTATATGCCTCTTCGGCAGATTGCTGATTGATTGGCATCGCTTCCCAAGGGCTCTCCATTTTCACGTACTTAAGATTTTCCGCACCACCAGATGGTTGCACTCCACCGTCCCAGTTATTGGCTGTAACTTTTTCATTACCTTCTATCACATTGCCAGCTACATACCATTTACCAAAATCTGAAGTAACCTTTCGCATTGAAGGATTTACCAATCGTGATGAAGTTTCACCCGGACTTGTTGCAGGGCCTGATTTGTAATAATTAGCTACAATATTGAATTTTGAAAAATTGAACTTATCGTTGCCCGCTTGCTGATTTTCTCCTCCATAGCAACTGCTGTAACCCCAATTGTATAACACATTGTTTCTGTAGTCTGTATATCCAGAACCCGATGCCATTCTAGGATTTCGACTTCCGTGAGAAGCGATTAAATTATGGTGATAAGAACCAAAGTTCGAACCCCATATTCCACCAAAACCGTGTGCTCCCTTGATGTGATTAGAGTTAAACATGCTTTCTGAAATGATACACCACTGTACAGTAATACTATCACAATGATAAATTGACATGGTCTCATCTACACTCCAACTTGCAGAAACATGATCCAAAATAAGATGCTTTACATATCTGCTTGAAACGGCATCTGCATCTTCACCAGACTCATTGCCTAGCCTCAAGCGAATGTATCTGATGATAACGTGATCTGCTTCAATTACTAAAGGGTTTCTTTTCAAACAAATACCGTCTCCTGGAGCTGTTTGCCCTGCAATAGTTAAATAAGGATTTTTTACAACAAGAGGACTTTGAAGGTCAATCGTCCCCGAAATTCTAAAAATGACTATTCTTGCACCCTCAGCTTCAACGGCTGCTCTTAAACTTCCTTTACCAGTGTCATTAAGGTTTGTTACTTCAAAAACCACACCTCCACGACCACCTTTTGAGTATTTTCCATAGCCTTCCGCAGTTGGAAACGCCAACTGTTGACCAAAAGATGCAAAGGCAAAAGAAGAGAATGCCAATATGCTTAAAATGATATTTTTCATCGTTTGATTATTTAATGCTGTTCAAATATTTCTCAAGCATGGTATATCCATCTGAGCCTACTTTATTGCTATCTTTTGGGTCTTTTTTGTTCAATTTGTTTTGGTCTTCCCATGCATCTGGCATTCCATCATGGTCTGTATCTAGTGGTGCTGCTGTACTTTTTAATTCTGGCCAGCCGCCCACATCGTTTTGAGAATCTATAATTCCGCATTTCTTTGATTTATCAGGAACTTCATAAAACT
This portion of the Spirosomataceae bacterium TFI 002 genome encodes:
- a CDS encoding pectate lyase produces the protein MKNIILSILAFSSFAFASFGQQLAFPTAEGYGKYSKGGRGGVVFEVTNLNDTGKGSLRAAVEAEGARIVIFRISGTIDLQSPLVVKNPYLTIAGQTAPGDGICLKRNPLVIEADHVIIRYIRLRLGNESGEDADAVSSRYVKHLILDHVSASWSVDETMSIYHCDSITVQWCIISESMFNSNHIKGAHGFGGIWGSNFGSYHHNLIASHGSRNPRMASGSGYTDYRNNVLYNWGYSSCYGGENQQAGNDKFNFSKFNIVANYYKSGPATSPGETSSRLVNPSMRKVTSDFGKWYVAGNVIEGNEKVTANNWDGGVQPSGGAENLKYVKMESPWEAMPINQQSAEEAYKLVLENAGAILPKRDVVDQRIVKDAKEGVATYEGASYKKSKSLKDVSKKSGIIDTQSDVGGWPILKSKVAPVDTDHDGMPDAWEKKNNLNISNPEDRNGNAGDGYTWLERYINSLQ